A window of Apium graveolens cultivar Ventura chromosome 8, ASM990537v1, whole genome shotgun sequence contains these coding sequences:
- the LOC141680825 gene encoding uncharacterized protein LOC141680825, giving the protein MDKSWISKDRDSLEFEIVVEEFLIFAEENCKDPKRIPCPCGRCVNFKKFSTKIIRGHIYDHGFSLGYVDWIWHEEKSTRSTRPSIETVEVCEAAFNLGNYDKDSYDFQRFVVDAEQPLFEGSECTKLQSMLKLHNWKARFGISDTAFTELLSSVGSILPKDNVLPPNAYEAKKTLSDLGLEYIKIHSCPNDCILYRGIHSDASQCPHCKLSRWKVRKNGQLRVNVPTKVMWYFPIIPRFKRLFKSPSTAELMTWHANQRINDDKMRHPADSPSWRNIDYRWPAFGSESRNIRLALSADVLVPGPHEPGNNIDVYLQPLIDDLKKLLEEAYGNLSGCVNKGYKSCPICGDDTVAKYLSHSRKMCFQGYRRYLPRQHPYRRYKAAFNEQQELGNACQPLSGVEVLARQERIDFCFGKEVKKSKKVECPWKKKSVFFELEYWKYHHVRHCLDVMHIEKNVCDNLLGTLLNMRKSKDSEAARRDMIDMGVRHDLAPQVGEKKTYLPPSPFTLSKAEKKKVLNSFLSMKLPSGHGSNIKNCVSMSDLKIYGLKSHDCHILLQQLLPVAIRSVLPKNVRVTIIRLCFFFNALCSKVVDVSKLDKLQSDKCVYVDRMHKEYLDEIYRGKKKSVHWLMGEHNRLFADWFEKKVSSEMKGNPDAVSETIR; this is encoded by the exons ATGGATAAGTCGTGGATATCGAAAGATAGGGATTCTTTAGAATTTGAAATTGTTGTCGAAGAATTCTTGATTTTCGCTGAAGAAAATTGTAAAGATCCTAAAAGAATTCCTTGTCCATGTGGTCGATGtgtgaattttaaaaaattctcaaCCAAAATCATAAGGGGACATATCTACGATCATGGTTTTAGTTTGGGGTATgttgattggatttggcatgaaGAAAAATCTACTAGGAGTACTAGGCCTTCTATAG AAActgttgaagtttgtgaagcggCTTTTAATTTGGGTAATTACGATAAGGATTCATATGATTTTCAGAGGTTTGTTGTTGATGCAGAACAACCGTTGTTTGAGGGCAGCGAGTGCACAAAGTTACAGTCAATGTTAAAATTGCATAATTGGAAAGCTAGGTTTGGTATTAGCGACACTGCCTTTACTGAGCTGCTCTCTTCAGTTGGCTCGATCCTTCCCAAAGATAATGTGTTGCCTCCTAACGCATATGAAGCGAAGAAAACTTTATCCGATTTAGGTCTAGAGTATATAAAAATTCATTCGTGTCCCAATGATTGTATACTGTATAGGGGCATACATTCTGATGCTTCTCAGTGTCCTCATTGCAAGCTGTCACGTTGGAAAGTACGGAAGAATGGCCAACTTAGGGTCAATGTTCCAACCAAGGTCATGTGGTATTTTCCTATAATTCCAAGATTTAAACGGTTATTTAAATCTCCCTCTACTGCTGAACTCATGACTTGGCATGCAAATCAGCGAATAAATGATGACAAGATGCGACATCCGGCCGACTCTCCTTCTTGGAGGAATATCGATTACCGGTGGCCTGCCTTTGGTAGTGAATCTAGGAATATTAGGTTGGCTTTATCAGCGGATG TTTTAGTTCCTGGTCCACATGAGCCGGGAAATAACATCGACGTTTATTTACAACCGTTGATTGATGATCTGAAAAAACTTTTGGAAGAAG CATATGGAAACTTGTCAGGCTGCGTGAATAAGGGTTATAAGAGTTGTCCAATTTGTGGTGACGATACTGTGGCTAAATATTTAAGTCACAGTAGGAAGATGTGCTTCCAAGGTTATCGCCGTTATTTGCCTAGGCAGCACCCTTATAGGAGGTATAAGGCGGCCTTTAACGAACAACAAGAGTTGGGGAACGCATGTCAACCCCTTTCCGGAGTAGAAGTGTTAGCGCGTCAGGAACGAATTGATTTTTGTTTTGGAAAAGAGGTGAAGAAGTCGAAGAAggtggaatgtccatggaagaaAAAATCTGTTTTCTTTGAGTTAGAATATTGGAAATATCATCATGTTCGCCACTGTCTCGATGTTATGCACATCGAGAAAAATGTGTGTGATAATCTGCTTGGGACGTTATTAAATATGCGAAAGTCAAAAGATAGTGAGGCGGCACGTCGTGATATGATTGATATGGGTGTTAGACATGATTTAGCTCCTCAAGTAGGAGAAAAGAAGACCTATCTGCCCCCTTCCCCTTTTACTTTGTCGAAGGCCGAAAAAAAGAAAGTGTTGAACTCATTCTTGTCTATGAAACTTCCCTCTGGACATGGATCAAACATAAAAAATTGTGTATCCATGTCTGATTTGAAGATATACGGGCTTAAGTCCCATGACTGCCATatccttctccaacaactccTCCCTGTTGCCATTCGATCTGTTCTCCCGAAAAATGTTAGGGTCACAATCATACGACTGTGCTTCTTTTTTAATGCTTTATGCAGCAAAGTTGTCGATGTCTCAAAACTCGATAAATTGcagtcagat AAGTGCGTTTATGTGGACCG AATGCACAAGGAGTATTTGGATGAAATTTACCGAGGGAAGAAAAAAAGTGTTCATTGGCTCATGGGAGAGCACAATCGGCTATTTGCCGATTGGTTTGAAAAAAAA GTAAGTAGTGAAATGAAGGGAAATCCCGATGCTGTTTCAGAGACGATACGATGA